GCAGGAAGACGACATGGATGGGGACGGGAAAGCTGATAAATATACGATGACGATCGAATTCAAAAAGGCGTAAGCTGAGTCCGACGATAGAGTAAGCCGCCCACCAATCACCTGGTGGGCGGCTTTTGCTTTATAGGGAAACGCAATCGGCCAGCGTCGTGACGTAATTGTCAACGTACGAGTCGATGTCCCGGCTGCGGTATTGCAGGATGTAACGCGGGTGATCAAGAGTAACAATCCGCCCGAAAAAGCCGTGCTGCTGATTGAGTTTATGCAGAAACGCTTCGTTCTTCCGGCCCAGGCAAACCGCCACGTTTCGGTTGCAGCCAAACGCCAGTTGCTGCTGAACCGACGCAACAATGTCGGGCCAGAGTGTCGCTGTGGTGGCTTTGTCGTCGTAAAAGTTATAATTCTTGCCCTCTTTGACCAGCGCCAGCGGGTAGAGCGAACTGAGGAAAAACCGGCCGTAAAAGGCTTCGGCACCGCCAAAGGCTTCAACAATCTGGTAGATAAACCGGCTCGAAAGTTCCGGCGTGGGCGGCAGGTTGTTATCAATACCGCAATACCGTTTCAGGTTCTGGGGCGTCGTAAAGGAAATACCCGTCACCCCGGCTCCAAACCGACCCGGATTGATGCCCAACACGTACACTCGCGGGCTGGTGTCGCTGAAAAACTTGCCGTAAAACTCCCGGCAGATTTGCGCTACTTCCAGCTGGCGAAACGGGTTCAGCACCCCGACACCCGGCGGCAGGCTCGGGGGATCGGTCAGGTTGAGGTAATACGGGATGGCCCGGTCGGCGAAGGTTTTCATCTTACTGAAACTGGTTGTAACAAATCTGGGCAATTTCGCCGATGATTCGCTCGGCGTCTTCGGTGGTGGTGCCTTGCACAAAAACCGACAGCAGGAACGGCTTGCGGACGTAGAAAATCCCGACATCGCCCCGCACGTACGTCAGTTCGCCGGTTTTGTGGGCAATAACCGTTGAAGGGGGCAAAAACAGCCGGAATGTTTTCTGGTCCCGGTTGCCCTTCAGAATCTCGATCATCTGGTCGCAGAGTTCGGGCGTAGCGACTTCCTGGCGGTAAATTTTCCGGAGCAGTGCGTTCATTTCGCGGGCGGATACCCGGTTTTCGCGGCCCTGTTTAACCGCCAGTGTATCGAGCATAACGCGGTTCAGTTTGCTCTGCGTCAGTCCCAGCGACCGCATCCGCTGGTTGATGTTATCCATGCCCAGTTCGCGAATCAGGATGTTGGTGGCGGTGTTGTCGCTGTGGGTCATCATCAGCGTCAGCACTTCGCGGTTGGTCAGCCTGCTCTGGTCGGGGTACGTCTTTAAAACGCCCGAACCGCCGGTTTTTTCGGCCTCCTGCAGGACGTGAATTTTCTCCAGGTCAAACCGCCCGGCTTTCACCTGCTCCATGGTTTCCACCATGATCGGTAGTTTGATCACGCTGGCTGCGGGGGGCAGCTCGTCGGCCCGGTGGTAAAATTGCGTTTTCCCTTCCAGCTCCTCGACGGCCACATTTACTTGAACCGTGTTGGGGATTTTCTGCAGATAAGCCTTCAAGTGTTGCGGTAGT
This Larkinella insperata DNA region includes the following protein-coding sequences:
- a CDS encoding uracil-DNA glycosylase family protein, coding for MKTFADRAIPYYLNLTDPPSLPPGVGVLNPFRQLEVAQICREFYGKFFSDTSPRVYVLGINPGRFGAGVTGISFTTPQNLKRYCGIDNNLPPTPELSSRFIYQIVEAFGGAEAFYGRFFLSSLYPLALVKEGKNYNFYDDKATTATLWPDIVASVQQQLAFGCNRNVAVCLGRKNEAFLHKLNQQHGFFGRIVTLDHPRYILQYRSRDIDSYVDNYVTTLADCVSL
- a CDS encoding serine hydrolase, translating into MKYLLFLLVPALATAQKLPQHLKAYLQKIPNTVQVNVAVEELEGKTQFYHRADELPPAASVIKLPIMVETMEQVKAGRFDLEKIHVLQEAEKTGGSGVLKTYPDQSRLTNREVLTLMMTHSDNTATNILIRELGMDNINQRMRSLGLTQSKLNRVMLDTLAVKQGRENRVSAREMNALLRKIYRQEVATPELCDQMIEILKGNRDQKTFRLFLPPSTVIAHKTGELTYVRGDVGIFYVRKPFLLSVFVQGTTTEDAERIIGEIAQICYNQFQ